A single Atribacteraceae bacterium DNA region contains:
- a CDS encoding flagellar FlbD family protein, whose product MIELTRFNGSTFTVNSDLIETVEATPDTVVSLLTGRKYIVLEGVKEVIDKIVQFRKLTGTSNILFKTLDSGKQAEE is encoded by the coding sequence ATGATTGAATTGACCCGCTTCAACGGAAGTACGTTTACCGTGAATTCGGATTTGATTGAAACGGTCGAAGCTACTCCGGACACGGTGGTTTCACTTTTAACCGGGAGGAAATACATCGTTTTGGAAGGGGTGAAAGAGGTCATCGATAAAATTGTTCAGTTCCGGAAATTGACCGGGACCAGCAATATTCTGTTTAAAACTCTGGATTCGGGCAAGCAGGCGGAGGAGTGA